Within Montipora foliosa isolate CH-2021 chromosome 3, ASM3666993v2, whole genome shotgun sequence, the genomic segment TTTAATATGCCCAAGCTTTGTACGAACAGAACGAGTAGTTTTTTATATATGCGATGTGGAAACAGTCCGGGCCGTACTTTTATCCCACTTATATTCAtactttgtaatttaacatATTTTAACTTAAATACATTGTATGCAAATTTTAATATTATCTTAATTGACTTATTCTCACACTTAAATTATAATCAGCGCGCAAACAACTTTTTTCCATGGTCAATTAATCAATGGAATAGACTTCCAGGTAATATTGTTAATGTTTAAGGCCGCTCTACTTGACCACCTCATTGAAGCTGGAAAGtggttttgaaattattttatcatacaaattatttagtattattttatttgtatataactTTTCTTATTCAGATTAATATTTATTTGTATTAATATATGTATGTATTAATTTATATTGATGTGATGCGTATGACATGCTTTATCAATTAATGAAGTGAAGTAGAAGTTCTTGCTCTTTTTTTGCAAGACTGCTTGTGCATTTTTCATAGCATAGAATGAAATAGCTCTTCAGAGTCATTAGCAGTCATCCTACTAACCACAAAGCAAGATGGTCTTACAAGTTTTCCCgtagctttttttttaaaagaaagtttAATATATGAGAGAAACAAAATTCAATTTGTACGAACAAACTTCGTTCACTAGTGCTTCTCGAGTAACAATTCCAGCATACGAGCATGGCTAAATGACCCAAAGGCAGTATTAGATTCAGTAGTTTGATGTCCAATCGCCAAGCACCCGAAAGCCATTTATTCTTAACGAAGGTTTGACGGTTTCAAAATACACAAAAAGTAACGCTCACTGGTTCATTCTTATGTTACTGTTTAAAGAAATGCTGAAGCAGTTGAAGTCGCAGGGAGACAGTTCGAATACCAAGCATGGAGAGAATGAAGGTACAGTGAAGAATCGCATAATTCATGAGACGGATTGACAGAAATTGCTAGAAATCCCACCAGGGTATCTAAAATGTGCACACAGTCATAAATTTTGCATTTACTGAGATCAACTTAAGGCCCAGTattacgggcaacattttttgtgcaactagtcgcgcaacaatgttgcgttgcagtttgagatggtttgttgcgcgtattaccaccttcttgcgtaCCAAATTTTATcttgcaaaaagtagacgtcgctttaccatctcaacttgcaacgcaacattgttgcgcgactaGTCGCGCGAAAAATGTTGCCGTATGACTGGGCCTTTAGGTAGAGGGTATATAGCTCTtgataaaattgaatcaaagGAACTTGCTATCTTTTGAGTCATCAATACAGTAGTGCATTATAATGAGAGAATAATGAGAGAATTATTGACGATGATGTCGCCAACTCGCGGTTGGCCTAAGTAATTGTTATAATTGCATATTTTTTGGGcataattttttaacttccaAGTATTTCGTGGTAGGGGGAAATGCATCATTATTTGAACTGACTGGAAGCGAAAATGATCACTGGATTAATAGGGGAACTTGCAAAGAAGTAAAGAAgacctgaaaaaaattaatgtctcaACGGGGTACTCGGACCTATGACTGTGTGATTGTGCTGGAATGCTCTACCATCTCAGCCATCGGAGATACATGTCTATAGCATGAGCGCACAACGGACTCACTTCCAGGGGGGCTTGAGAGATCAGATGATCAGATAGAGCGGCGTAGGACAATCACATACTTATGGGTTCAAGTCCAGTCCAGgactggaatttaattttaggCTTCCTTTGCAACTGCCAAACTTACTCTCTGAATTGCGATGGTCATTCACACTTAAGAGTTGTCACAACCCGAAGTTCATTTTATACAGATGACTCTGTCACATATTTCATTATCAATTATAAGTACAGTCGACCTCAACACAACTGAAGTGTAAGTATCATTCTCAAGTATTGAACGATTGGAGAACAATGGCACTTTTTATTTTCAAGTAATGACTTTTTCTCTTTCAGACGCGTATGGGCCAGCGTCTGACTTTTTCGATGATATTCGACAACTGTACGAAAGGCGTGAAGGATGGCTTGCGCCATTCCCGTGGTGTGAAGAGTTTCGATTCCATCTTGACAACATTTTTACCAGGCTTAAAATGGTCAGCAGGAAAAAAGAACGAGGGGTAAAGACCGACTCCATTGTCAACATGTTGGAAATCTTCAAACCCCATGAGGAATGTCCACAACCCAGAAAGGTTTTGATTGAAGGACAGCCAGGCGTGGGAAAGACAACCTATTGTAACAAGATTGCTTACGACTGGGCCAAGAACTGTAAAGCTGATGATTCATTTCCTGATTTCCAAGTATTGCTCTTGTTGAAATGTAAAGACATAACCTCCGAGTTATTGATGAAATGTAAGGACATAACCTCTGAGTTACGGGAGACTATTGATGACCAGGTGTTACCAAAAGAcatgaagaaagaagaaagagacaAATTCTTCACCTTCGTTTGGGAACATCAGTCAAAAGTATTGCTGGTACTTGACGGATTGGATGAGTTGCCAACCCATAAATTATCCGTCTACAAAGAAATCATTGAAGGAAGAGTGCTTTCAAAATGTTACTTAGTGGTTACAGCTCGGCATGATGCTGGGATAAAAGTACGGGGATGCTGTGATACCCTGCTAGAGGTGGAAGGATTTACCGAAAACGATGCTAAAGATTTTATCCGAAGATATTTCAAAACCGAGGAGCACTTGGCGCAAAAGCTCTTGGACAAGCTGCGCACAGACACAAGCCTTAGCGGAATAACTGCAAATCCGTTAAATACAGCCCTTCTTTGCCTCCTTTGCGAAGACTTCCAAGGAGATTTGCCGAAAGGTAGAACTTTGCTTTACCACGAAATAGTGCAGTGTGTGCTGAGAAAGTATAGGAGAAAGAAAGAATTACCAGAAACGGACGAAGACCTAACACAATTATACCACACTGAATTGAAgcatcttggttttatagcatTGAATGGCTTGCTCAACGATGAGATGTGTTTCGACGACAGTGCATTCCAAAATGGTACCAGCAGCTTAATACCTGAATTGGGATTTCTATCGGCTCAGCCTGGACGCAGCAAACGAAGACCGGCCCGGTGCTATGGCTTTCTACATAAGAGCTTTCAGGAGTTCTTCGCTGCATTTTATCAAAGTTGCCACCTTGTCGATGAGGAAATTGATCCTGATAGGTTAGTTGCTGACACAAGATATTTTAAGGAGTTTCAACAGGTGCTTATGTTTACCTGTGGTATCTTGGCTCAACAGTGCGAGACAAAAGCCATGGCACTTATGGCAAGTATAGCAagtcaaattaaccaatcaaatcggGAGGAGAGTGATGACTACCTATGGACTGCATTCAATTGTGTTAAGGAATGTGAAAAAGAACAGGGTACCTTTGGAAAAGAACTGGCGCGTTCTCTTGGTTCTCTTCTTGAAATTCAGTATTTTACGTCTCTACAGAAGATAGGTGAAGATGGCGCTGTTATACTGGCTCATGCAATGGCAACAAACTCAACGGTGACATATTTGCGTTTGTTTTACAAtggaatcggtgactcaggtgctgctgcactggctaaagcagtggaaatcaattcaacattGACACACTTGTTTTTGTCTAGCAATagaatcggtgactcaggtgctgctgcactggctaaagcagtggaaatcaattcaacactgacaCACTTGCTTTTGTCTAGCAAtggaatcggtgactcaggtgctgctgcactggctaaagcagtggaaatcaattcaacactgacaCACTTGTTTTTGTCTAGCAATGGAATCGGttactcaggtgctgctgcactggctaaagcagtggaaatcaattcaacattGACACACTTGTTTTTGTCTAGCAATagaatcggtgactcaggtgctgctgcactggctaaagcagtggaaatcaattcaacactgacaCACTTGCTTTTGTCTAGCAAtggaatcggtgactcaggtgctgctgcactggctaaagcagtggaaatcaattcaacactgacaCACTTGTTTTTGTCTAACAATGGAATCGGttactcaggtgctgctgcactggctaaagcagtggaaatcaattcaacactgacGAATTTGGATTTGCGTTGCAATagaatcggtgactcaggtgctgctgcactggctaaagcagtggaaatcaattcaacgctgacacaCTTGTTTTTGTCTAGCAAtggaatcggtgactcaggtgctgctgcactggctaaagcagtggaaatcaattcaacactgacaCACTTGCTTTTGTCTAACAAtggaatcggtgactcaggtgctgctgcactggctaaagcagtggaaatcaattcaacactgacGGACTTGCATTTGTTTGGCATtggaatcggtgactcaggtgctgctgcactggctaaagcagtggaaatcaattcaacgctgacacaCTTGTTTTTGTCTAGCAATGGAATCGGTGaatcaggtgctgctgcactggctgaagcagtggaaatcaattcaacactgacaGACTTGGATTTGTCTGACAATGGAATCGGTGACTCAGTTGCTGCTGAGGGCCCTTTGGCCTAAGTTGAACGTATTTCATACTAATCGTATTGGCCATTGtcaaaacgttttgaaattAATCCTCCCTTGGAGTTTATCTTTGGACCAAAGGTTAGAGCCCAAAAGAATTGTTGCAATAAGCAATTTAAATCTTGCGCGTTCAAGATTCTTCCTGTATTGTATTAGCATTGTAATATAGCATTCACATATCAATCATATCGAAATACCTGaagcaaaacgttttattctcaAAGGGTTTACCTTTCAAGTGTAAACTGTTTTAAAAATTGTACAGCAAACTGCAAGCGATagttttcattgaaataaaacATGTGCCGTTATACGAAGTTTTCTTTATAACATTTAGTTTTGTATGCATTCAAGGAAGTTCAAACGAAAGTCTCAAGTGAATGGAAAACCTACGCTTGGATGTAACCACAGTGCTAATCCATTGTTGCGACGCCGTGCCGTATAAAAGTTTCTGGCTTGcttgtttttagtttcttggttgtTTCTTGTACTCACATGACTTTTGCTTTGCGCTGCCTTTTACTTTGCTCTCCCCTTAAACTGGCCGTGTTTTCCGTACACGCGCGTATACCCACCAACAAGACAAACCTGTAACACCAGCCAGGAAAGTGTCAAACGAATGTGTTCACTCTGGAAAGTTTAATCAGGTGTAGGAAATTGAAGTGGCAAATACACTGAACATGACGGTATTGTGAACAAAATCCTGcgctttaaaatttaaatttctccCGGTGCATGCTGGTCACATCGTTCATATTATGCAATATCGCCGAAGAATCCTATAACTGGATTTGAACGAACGCTCTAAAGATGAGATGTACATGGACAGGGCACCGGGTTGCATGAGCTATTAATGCATAAGGGTCACCTTCACAAGGCGTAACTtaccgtcacaaggcgtaactcactgTCTCAAGGCGTAACTTACCGTCACAAGACGTAATCCACcttcacaaggcgtaactcaccgtcacaagcCGGAACTCACCGTCACAAGCCGTAGCTCTCCGTCATAAGGCGTAACTCACTGTCACAAGGTGTAACTCAacgtcacaaggcgtaactcaccgtcacaaggcgCAACTCACCGTCACAAGCTGTAACTTTCCGTCACAAGGCGTAAATCACCTTCACAAGGTGTAACTCACCGTCAAATGCCGTAACTCTCCGTCACAAGCTGTAACTCtccgtcacaaggcgtaactcaccgtcacacACCGTCgcaaggcgtaactcaccgtcacacACCGTCACAAGGCGTACCTCACcttcacaaggcgtaactcaccgtcaTAAGCCGTAACTTACCGTCGCAAGGCGTTACTCGTCTTCACAAGGCGTTACTCGCCTTCACAAGGCGTTACTCGCCTTCACAAGGCGTTACTCGCCTTCACAAGGCGTAAATCACCGTCACAAGCCGTAACTCACCGTCAGAAGGCGTAACTCACTGTCACAAGGTGTGACTCAACGTCgcaaggcgtaactcaccgtcacaaggcgCAACTCACCGTCACAAGCTGTAACTTTCCGTCACAAGGCGTAAATCACCTTCACAAGGTGTAACTCACCGTCAAATGCCGTAACTCTCCGTCACAAGCTGTAACTCtccgtcacaaggcgtaactcaccgtcacacACCGTCGCAAGGCGTAACTCTCCGTCACACggcgtaactcaccgtcacaagcCGGAACTCACCGTCACAAGCCGTAACTCtccgtcacaaggcgtaactcaccgtcacaaggcgtaactcaccgtcacacaccgtcacaaggcgtaactcaccttCACAAGGTGTAACTCACCGTCATAAGCCGTAACTCACCGTCGCAAGGCGTTACTCGTCTTCACAAGGCGTTACTCGCCTTCACAAGGCGTTACTCGCCTTCACAAGGCGTAAATCACCGTCACAAGccgtaactcaccgtcacaagaCGTAACTCACcttcacaaggcgtaactcaccttCACAAGGCGTAACTGACCGTCGCAAGGCGTAACTgaccgtcacaaggcgtaactcactgtcacaaggcgtaacttaCCTTCACAAGCCGTAACTCGCCTTCACATTGCGTAACTTACTCTCGCAAGGCGTAACTCATAATCAGAAGGCGTAACTCGtagtcacaaggcgtaactgaCTTTCATAAGGCGTAACTTACCGTCACAATGTTCAGAAGGCTTAACTTACCTTCTTAAGACATAACTCACCTTCACCTTCACAAGGCAAAAAACAGAGATAATGATGGGTTTATTGTCTGCCGACTTGTATTTCTGACAATTTGTTGGCCAAACGTAATGTCTGGTTCGCAAAACAGGCGACTTTTGTTGTATTTTCGACTATATGAACACTGTCTCTTGTCTCTTTGCAATACTGTTTATgattaaaaattgaagcgcagccaggatgaggca encodes:
- the LOC137997800 gene encoding uncharacterized protein isoform X2 translates to MRLSSHQDLCLLGNRKALYQAKVTPNNPEGMRVVEKYSTVWDMASVPAPAPAPFASSKETTNYARLCWLLVDVGTRALKDTFDTIHPPATLPKILSLAHPALQSLRKKRILNPTQWGKLYPTHPSSASSASFDITLLMVLLRNICSLTPPASTGSWDKLPLPGDNSREANIARIKYYRNQVYAHASQASVDDATFNMLWQDISNALLALGSGATYSSAISCLKTECMDPGVEEHYQKLLKEWKIDDENTKEKLENLEEMLKQWKSDEDSAKDMIGEVQGGKKRKPCSPVPEDCYMYMYDMPPKLRVKPPKQSDIPIAGKPLRNADLPIDILLLTVEDCEFLSCFSFLDRPFKRYKKEVGPIYFGYTGSNGDQEKLKVALMKCSKGAAVPGGSLTAVKNAVRVLSPKAVFSVGTCSGLSSDKVKLGDVVVSAKLTTAAGFKSPVSRHVSDLVRDAPYGWVAPLENPDELEVEVHCDGDILSQTQAVRCGCADLHLQYPEAIAVETEGEGVFAAAYDEKIEWVVVKGVASFVNQTQLSRSGWMSFASTMATSVVAKMLNNPVVFEEWPHCNQDSLQQLKSQGASSITKLGETEDILKKLETDVASSKDTLKETHDSLQQLKSQGASSITKLGETEDILKKLETDVASSKDTLKETHDSLQQLKSQGASSITKLGETEDILKKLERDVASSKDTIKETHEMLKQLKSQGDSSNTKHGENEDAYGPASDFFDDIRQLYERREGWLAPFPWCEEFRFHLDNIFTRLKMVSRKKERGVKTDSIVNMLEIFKPHEECPQPRKVLIEGQPGVGKTTYCNKIAYDWAKNCKADDSFPDFQVLLLLKCKDITSELLMKCKDITSELRETIDDQVLPKDMKKEERDKFFTFVWEHQSKVLLVLDGLDELPTHKLSVYKEIIEGRVLSKCYLVVTARHDAGIKVRGCCDTLLEVEGFTENDAKDFIRRYFKTEEHLAQKLLDKLRTDTSLSGITANPLNTALLCLLCEDFQGDLPKGRTLLYHEIVQCVLRKYRRKKELPETDEDLTQLYHTELKHLGFIALNGLLNDEMCFDDSAFQNGTSSLIPELGFLSAQPGRSKRRPARCYGFLHKSFQEFFAAFYQSCHLVDEEIDPDRLVADTRYFKEFQQVLMFTCGILAQQCETKAMALMASIASQINQSNREESDDYLWTAFNCVKECEKEQGTFGKELARSLGSLLEIQYFTSLQKIGEDGAVILAHAMATNSTVTYLRLFYNGIGDSGAAALAKAVEINSTLTHLFLSSNRIGDSGAAALAKAVEINSTLTHLLLSSNGIGDSGAAALAKAVEINSTLTHLFLSSNGIGYSGAAALAKAVEINSTLTHLFLSSNRIGDSGAAALAKAVEINSTLTHLLLSSNGIGDSGAAALAKAVEINSTLTHLFLSNNGIGYSGAAALAKAVEINSTLTNLDLRCNRIGDSGAAALAKAVEINSTLTHLFLSSNGIGDSGAAALAKAVEINSTLTHLLLSNNGIGDSGAAALAKAVEINSTLTDLHLFGIGIGDSGAAALAKAVEINSTLTHLFLSSNGIGESGAAALAEAVEINSTLTDLDLSDNGIGDSVAAEGPLA
- the LOC137997800 gene encoding protein NLRC3-like isoform X4; amino-acid sequence: MRRLSSHQDLCLLGNRKALYQAKVTPNNPEGMRVVEKYSTVWDMASVPAPAPAPFASSKETTNYARLCWLLVDVGTRALKDTFDTIHPPATLPKILSLAHPALQSLRKKRILNPTQWGKLYPTHPSSASSASFDITLLMVLLRNICSLTPPASTGSWDKLPLPGDNSREANIARIKYYRNQVYAHASQASVDDATFNMLWQDISNALLALGSGATYSSAISCLKTECMDPGVEEHYQKLLKEWKIDDENTKEKLENLEEMLKQWKSDEDSAKDMIGEVQDSLQQLKSQGASSITKLGETEDILKKLETDVASSKDTLKETHDSLQQLKSQGASSITKLGETEDILKKLETDVASSKDTLKETHDSLQQLKSQGASSITKLGETEDILKKLERDVASSKDTIKETHEMLKQLKSQGDSSNTKHGENEDAYGPASDFFDDIRQLYERREGWLAPFPWCEEFRFHLDNIFTRLKMVSRKKERGVKTDSIVNMLEIFKPHEECPQPRKVLIEGQPGVGKTTYCNKIAYDWAKNCKADDSFPDFQVLLLLKCKDITSELLMKCKDITSELRETIDDQVLPKDMKKEERDKFFTFVWEHQSKVLLVLDGLDELPTHKLSVYKEIIEGRVLSKCYLVVTARHDAGIKVRGCCDTLLEVEGFTENDAKDFIRRYFKTEEHLAQKLLDKLRTDTSLSGITANPLNTALLCLLCEDFQGDLPKGRTLLYHEIVQCVLRKYRRKKELPETDEDLTQLYHTELKHLGFIALNGLLNDEMCFDDSAFQNGTSSLIPELGFLSAQPGRSKRRPARCYGFLHKSFQEFFAAFYQSCHLVDEEIDPDRLVADTRYFKEFQQVLMFTCGILAQQCETKAMALMASIASQINQSNREESDDYLWTAFNCVKECEKEQGTFGKELARSLGSLLEIQYFTSLQKIGEDGAVILAHAMATNSTVTYLRLFYNGIGDSGAAALAKAVEINSTLTHLFLSSNRIGDSGAAALAKAVEINSTLTHLLLSSNGIGDSGAAALAKAVEINSTLTHLFLSSNGIGYSGAAALAKAVEINSTLTHLFLSSNRIGDSGAAALAKAVEINSTLTHLLLSSNGIGDSGAAALAKAVEINSTLTHLFLSNNGIGYSGAAALAKAVEINSTLTNLDLRCNRIGDSGAAALAKAVEINSTLTHLFLSSNGIGDSGAAALAKAVEINSTLTHLLLSNNGIGDSGAAALAKAVEINSTLTDLHLFGIGIGDSGAAALAKAVEINSTLTHLFLSSNGIGESGAAALAEAVEINSTLTDLDLSDNGIGDSVAAEGPLA
- the LOC137997800 gene encoding uncharacterized protein isoform X3 yields the protein MRVVEKYSTVWDMASVPAPAPAPFASSKETTNYARLCWLLVDVGTRALKDTFDTIHPPATLPKILSLAHPALQSLRKKRILNPTQWGKLYPTHPSSASSASFDITLLMVLLRNICSLTPPASTGSWDKLPLPGDNSREANIARIKYYRNQVYAHASQASVDDATFNMLWQDISNALLALGSGATYSSAISCLKTECMDPGVEEHYQKLLKEWKIDDENTKEKLENLEEMLKQWKSDEDSAKDMIGEVQGGKKRKPCSPVPEDCYMYMYDMPPKLRVKPPKQSDIPIAGKPLRNADLPIDILLLTVEDCEFLSCFSFLDRPFKRYKKEVGPIYFGYTGSNGDQEKLKVALMKCSKGAAVPGGSLTAVKNAVRVLSPKAVFSVGTCSGLSSDKVKLGDVVVSAKLTTAAGFKSPVSRHVSDLVRDAPYGWVAPLENPDELEVEVHCDGDILSQTQAVRCGCADLHLQYPEAIAVETEGEGVFAAAYDEKIEWVVVKGVASFVNQTQLSRSGWMSFASTMATSVVAKMLNNPVVFEEWPHCNQDSLQQLKSQGASSITKLGETEDILKKLETDVASSKDTLKETHDSLQQLKSQGASSITKLGETEDILKKLETDVASSKDTLKETHDSLQQLKSQGASSITKLGETEDILKKLERDVASSKDTIKETHEMLKQLKSQGDSSNTKHGENEDAYGPASDFFDDIRQLYERREGWLAPFPWCEEFRFHLDNIFTRLKMVSRKKERGVKTDSIVNMLEIFKPHEECPQPRKVLIEGQPGVGKTTYCNKIAYDWAKNCKADDSFPDFQVLLLLKCKDITSELLMKCKDITSELRETIDDQVLPKDMKKEERDKFFTFVWEHQSKVLLVLDGLDELPTHKLSVYKEIIEGRVLSKCYLVVTARHDAGIKVRGCCDTLLEVEGFTENDAKDFIRRYFKTEEHLAQKLLDKLRTDTSLSGITANPLNTALLCLLCEDFQGDLPKGRTLLYHEIVQCVLRKYRRKKELPETDEDLTQLYHTELKHLGFIALNGLLNDEMCFDDSAFQNGTSSLIPELGFLSAQPGRSKRRPARCYGFLHKSFQEFFAAFYQSCHLVDEEIDPDRLVADTRYFKEFQQVLMFTCGILAQQCETKAMALMASIASQINQSNREESDDYLWTAFNCVKECEKEQGTFGKELARSLGSLLEIQYFTSLQKIGEDGAVILAHAMATNSTVTYLRLFYNGIGDSGAAALAKAVEINSTLTHLFLSSNRIGDSGAAALAKAVEINSTLTHLLLSSNGIGDSGAAALAKAVEINSTLTHLFLSSNGIGYSGAAALAKAVEINSTLTHLFLSSNRIGDSGAAALAKAVEINSTLTHLLLSSNGIGDSGAAALAKAVEINSTLTHLFLSNNGIGYSGAAALAKAVEINSTLTNLDLRCNRIGDSGAAALAKAVEINSTLTHLFLSSNGIGDSGAAALAKAVEINSTLTHLLLSNNGIGDSGAAALAKAVEINSTLTDLHLFGIGIGDSGAAALAKAVEINSTLTHLFLSSNGIGESGAAALAEAVEINSTLTDLDLSDNGIGDSVAAEGPLA
- the LOC137997800 gene encoding uncharacterized protein isoform X1; this encodes MRRLSSHQDLCLLGNRKALYQAKVTPNNPEGMRVVEKYSTVWDMASVPAPAPAPFASSKETTNYARLCWLLVDVGTRALKDTFDTIHPPATLPKILSLAHPALQSLRKKRILNPTQWGKLYPTHPSSASSASFDITLLMVLLRNICSLTPPASTGSWDKLPLPGDNSREANIARIKYYRNQVYAHASQASVDDATFNMLWQDISNALLALGSGATYSSAISCLKTECMDPGVEEHYQKLLKEWKIDDENTKEKLENLEEMLKQWKSDEDSAKDMIGEVQGGKKRKPCSPVPEDCYMYMYDMPPKLRVKPPKQSDIPIAGKPLRNADLPIDILLLTVEDCEFLSCFSFLDRPFKRYKKEVGPIYFGYTGSNGDQEKLKVALMKCSKGAAVPGGSLTAVKNAVRVLSPKAVFSVGTCSGLSSDKVKLGDVVVSAKLTTAAGFKSPVSRHVSDLVRDAPYGWVAPLENPDELEVEVHCDGDILSQTQAVRCGCADLHLQYPEAIAVETEGEGVFAAAYDEKIEWVVVKGVASFVNQTQLSRSGWMSFASTMATSVVAKMLNNPVVFEEWPHCNQDSLQQLKSQGASSITKLGETEDILKKLETDVASSKDTLKETHDSLQQLKSQGASSITKLGETEDILKKLETDVASSKDTLKETHDSLQQLKSQGASSITKLGETEDILKKLERDVASSKDTIKETHEMLKQLKSQGDSSNTKHGENEDAYGPASDFFDDIRQLYERREGWLAPFPWCEEFRFHLDNIFTRLKMVSRKKERGVKTDSIVNMLEIFKPHEECPQPRKVLIEGQPGVGKTTYCNKIAYDWAKNCKADDSFPDFQVLLLLKCKDITSELLMKCKDITSELRETIDDQVLPKDMKKEERDKFFTFVWEHQSKVLLVLDGLDELPTHKLSVYKEIIEGRVLSKCYLVVTARHDAGIKVRGCCDTLLEVEGFTENDAKDFIRRYFKTEEHLAQKLLDKLRTDTSLSGITANPLNTALLCLLCEDFQGDLPKGRTLLYHEIVQCVLRKYRRKKELPETDEDLTQLYHTELKHLGFIALNGLLNDEMCFDDSAFQNGTSSLIPELGFLSAQPGRSKRRPARCYGFLHKSFQEFFAAFYQSCHLVDEEIDPDRLVADTRYFKEFQQVLMFTCGILAQQCETKAMALMASIASQINQSNREESDDYLWTAFNCVKECEKEQGTFGKELARSLGSLLEIQYFTSLQKIGEDGAVILAHAMATNSTVTYLRLFYNGIGDSGAAALAKAVEINSTLTHLFLSSNRIGDSGAAALAKAVEINSTLTHLLLSSNGIGDSGAAALAKAVEINSTLTHLFLSSNGIGYSGAAALAKAVEINSTLTHLFLSSNRIGDSGAAALAKAVEINSTLTHLLLSSNGIGDSGAAALAKAVEINSTLTHLFLSNNGIGYSGAAALAKAVEINSTLTNLDLRCNRIGDSGAAALAKAVEINSTLTHLFLSSNGIGDSGAAALAKAVEINSTLTHLLLSNNGIGDSGAAALAKAVEINSTLTDLHLFGIGIGDSGAAALAKAVEINSTLTHLFLSSNGIGESGAAALAEAVEINSTLTDLDLSDNGIGDSVAAEGPLA